The genomic stretch TCTTTCTCTAACACAATCAGGGCGCCAATCCGGCGTTTAGCCAGATACTGGACCGCTTTAACCGTTTCATTGATGGCCGTGGTCATCTTCTCTTCATCAAGGTGGTTTGTGCGTGCAAAGAGTCGTCCCCGGCCCAATTGCTCCAATGCGCGGCGTAGTTCAGGCTGAAAAATGATGATGACAGCCAATACCCCGTACGTCATAGCTTGAGACATGAGCCATGACAATGTTTTGAGACCAAAAAAACTGCTCAAGAGCCACCCGGCCACGATCACCATCATGCCTTTAAACAGCTGGACCGCACGGGTTCCTCTGATCAAGGTAATCAATTTATATATGACAAGGGTTACGAGCAAGATATCTATAATTTCGGTCAAATAATCCATGACCGAAAACTCGGCCAAAAAACCCCACTCCATCCTTTTTACCACCACCCAGCAAGTACCATGAGAATAAGGCACGGCCTACACCGTGCCTTTTTCATTATAGTATATTTACAACAGTTTTTCACCAAATAATGAGCCCATAAGAGCCACGGCCACTTTGGCTGTTTTATTGCTATGGTCCAAAATAGGGTTGACTTCCACAAACTCAGCCGAGGTGATAATATCCGCTTCAGCCAGCATTTCCATGGCCAGGTGGCTTTCCCGGTAAGTTAATCCGCCTATGACAGGTGTTCCTACACCAGGGGCGTCATGGGGATCAAGCCCATCCAAATCCAAGCTGAGATGGACACCATCCGTTCCTTGGGTCACATGACTGATGGCTTCCTCCATCACTCTGGTCATGCCTAAACGGTCCACTTCATGCATGGTATACACTTTCAACCCAATCTCCCGAATCAGGTGCTTCTCCCCTTCATCAAGTTCCCTGACCCCGATGATCACGACGTTCTCCGGTTTAATTTTGGGCGCATATCCGCCAATGCCGGTCAGTCTCTCATGACCGATGCCCAGACTGACGGCAAGGGACATACCGTGAATATTGCCAGAGGGAGACGTCTCACCAGTATTTAAATCACCGTGGGCATCAAACCAAATAACCCCCAACCGCTTATAATGCCTTGCCACTCCAGCAATAGTGCCAATGGCAATGCTGTGATCCCCTCCCAAAATCAAGGGGAAGCTGCCGCCCGCAACTATCTCACTGACTCTATCGGCCAGTACCTGATTGACCTCTACAACCTCATCCAAACACTTTAGGTTTAACTCGTTAGATGTTCTTTCTTCTATACTGGGAACGGGAATATCCCCCAGATCTTTCACCTCAAAGCCCAGTTTCTCAAGACGCTCCTTGGCATTGGCATAGCGCATGGCGCTTGGTCCCATATCCACTCCGCGCCGTCCTTGTCCAAGATCCATGGGTACGCCCAGGATGCTGACTTTGCGGTTCATGGCTGGTTCTCCCTCCAATCATTGCTTTCCTATGCCCCTATTGTATCCCTTTTCAAAACAGTGACTCAACTCGACACTTTTGTGTATATGTATACATCTACACCCCTATGCTGTCCACGTCAGATACAATTTACACCAAAAGCTTCGGCAAACAACAAAAAGCCTTCCCGTTTGTGAACAGGAAGGCCATTTATCCTAACCTGTATAAAATATAAAGACAAAAAATGGTGACCCGTAGGGGATTCGAACCCCTGAATGCCGGCGTGAAAGGCCGGTGTGTTAAGCCACTTCACCAACGGGCCACGCAATAGTAGAACGGATTGATTTTGACAGTTTATATTATAAAAAGCTTCATCGCGTTTGTAAAGGGGTAGTGTCTGTTTTCATATAAGTTAAAAAACCCCGGTCAACTGCCGGGAAACTCAGTTTTTCATTCCTTCTTTCGTTTGTTTGACCAGCTGATGACCAAACACAGCCACGCCTGTGACTAAAATTCCCTGGATCACCGATTCGACGCCAGGGCCCAGCAGCGCTACCGTAAACGTGATCCCCAACAGAAGCAACACCCACACAATGGCCCAGTCAGCAAAGTGGGGGGTTTTCTTCAGAAACAGGCCAATCAGCCATAACACCGGAACAACAATGAAAGCTTCCTGAACAATGTAGCTGAGCCAGTCCATCTCTACCACCACCTCAATACATATATACGCATTCTCGGTGGCGATTCTACATGGAAAAAAATAAAATACAGCCCCCTGTATTGGAGGCTCTTTTTTCTGCCAGGATACAAACTTACCACGATGCCGCAGGATCTGTTTTATACACTTCGCTTAGCTGAGCCAGGGCGGCCTCAAAAGCTTCACTGTGTGTGCCGTCGCGGCCGCTGTTCTGCACCGGGGACGGATCACCAGGCCAGTTCAATCCGGCATCCTGGAGGATTTCTTTCATATCGTTCAGCCATGCTTTTTTCGTCACTTCAGCAGACTGAATTAACCCATAGGCCACCATTTGTTCTTCTTCGGCCCCAAGATCAAACAGGCTGTCCACATCTGCCCATACTTTGTTAATGGCTTCATTGAGACGGTTTGTGGATTCCTCCGTGGCCCCTGCCAATTGCTTGATCCATACTTGCCAGTGTTGGAGATGATAAAATTGTTCCCGCAGCATTTTTTGGGCAGCCAAGGCCAGCGGCTGATAGGATGATCGGGTAACCGCCTGTAAACGAATGCGCTTGAAGGTCTCATAAGCCAGATTGCGAACCACAGCATAGGCCCAGTCATAGTCAGGATTCTCTGAATAGAGTCCTTCGCCATTGGGACGTTCAACCAGCACCGCATGCCGGAATTCCTCCGGTTTTCTCAAATAGGCGATATCATCTGCTTTCCCTTCTCCCAGTTCTTCCAGCATTTCATAGAGGATCAAGGCATGCCCCATGGTATTCTGGGTAATGGAGGAATAAGCCACATCTTCTTCAATATGAGGCACCAACCCCAGCCATTCAGAGCCGCGGTGGCTGATAACCAGATCATCGTCAGCCATTTGGTATAACAAAGTTGTCAGCGCCTTCAAATAAGCGACGTTCTTTTTTGCTTCCTGAGCGGTTTGCACTTGTCCAATGTCCATGGGTTTATCCCTCCACTTCCAAGCCCTTGGCCAATTTATCCTTTGCCTGTTCTCTCAATTTTCTCCACTTGCTGGTCACATGGGCATAGTAACTAGCCTGACGATAATCCTTGTTATTCAGCCGATAGAGCATCTGGCGCTGTTCAGGTTTGACAAAGTGCATGTCTTCCCTTTTAACGACAAAGAGGTTGTAAACTTCCTCATCCCGTCTTAAAAAGTTTTCCTGGGCCATGGTCAAAGCCACTTCAGCATTGGGAGCGAGCAAACTGAACTGGCTCTCGAAGCTGGAAGTGGGTTTTTTCTGACTGAAGACTTCATAGACATGATACCCTTTGGTGGATACATCCTGTTTATTGGTCATCCGACCCTCACTCCTTCTAAACCGCCATGTTTTGTCTGGCCATCAAGGCTTCGCGTACCCACGCTGCATTTTCGAAAGCGTCCCGTCTCAAAGCCAGGCGCACTTGAGATCTGGGCCCTTGGTTTTTGGCAATCACATTTTTCAGATAGGTGTAATCCGGGTGCGTGTAGACCCATTTTTGCTCCTTGTGGTCATAATGCAGTTTGTCATCGGGAATCTCTAAACCAAGCGCCTGGATCTGGGGAACATACTTATCCAGAAACTCCTGTCTCAGTTGCTCATTGGTTTTGGTTCTGATTTTATAGCGCAGATTAATGTCTTGATTGCTTTGAATTCCCTGGTTTTCCGGAGGACCGAAGAACAACAGCAAGGCATCCCACCAGCGGTTCAACGCCTCCTGCATCATCCTGCGCTGTTCCGGCGTGCCCTCCCCTAATTTCTGGGCCATATCTTCACCATGAAAAGCGTGAAAACGTTCTTCTGCGGTGATCCGCTTCAAGGCACGGGCATAGGGTGCATAGGAGCTGGAAAGCAACATTCTTTGGGTAATGATAGCAGCGCCGTCCACCAGCCAGCCGATCAACGCGGCGTCAGCCCAAGTGGGAGCCGGCATATGAAAGACATTGTGAAACTTGAGTCTTCCGGCATACAACTCAGCCAGAATGTCTTCCCGGGTTTTGCCCAAAGGTCTCAACAGATCTTCAGCCACCCGCAAGAGCAGTTGGCCATGTCCAACTTCATCCTGCACCTTGGCCATCAGGGACAATTTTCTTTTCAGAGTCGGCGCCTTGGGCACCCATTCCTTTTCGGGCAGAGCTCCCATGATTTCACTGATGCCATGCATGCTGATCAATTTGATCAATTGATAACGGTAGTCATCCGGCATCCAGTCATCCGCTTCAATCTTTTCCCCCCGGTCAATGCGATCCAAAAACGCTTCCACACGCGGGTCATCGGAATTAATGGTCACTTGAGGACGCGGCAACACCATTGATACCCCCTTACCAAATATATCTCATGCATAATATAACGTTTTGTTACCGATATAATATAATTTTGTCATACTATTTGTCAATACCCTCTTTCAAATAATATCTTATTTTTCGACATCATTGAGCCTATTTTCTTTAAATCCTAAGAAGAATAAAAATATAAAAAGACCCTGCAGGGGGAGGATCATCGCCTTTTCCCATTCTCAGAAGGGGAGGGTTATATTATAACTAAATATTCACGATCGTTGACAAAAATATGATACTTATTCACTCCATTCCAATCAGGCACGTCATGTATTTTGTGAAACTTGCTAAAAGTGGTGTTTTGCGCAAAAATTTGGACTAGATCTAAAGTGTCATTTATTATTTTAATATAAAATGAAGACAAGAAAGGAGCTTGGCTTATGTTATATTCCTTTCAGGGCAAAAAGCCCCAGTTGGCAGAAAACGTATATATTGCTCCCGGTGCCCGCATTATCGGGGATGTGGTGATCGGGGAGGAATCCAGCATCTGGTACAATGCCGTCCTGCGGGGAGATGAAGGACGAATCACCATCGGCAAGCGTACCAATATCCAGGACAACAGCACCTTGCATTTATATCCGCAGTATCCCTTGATTATCGAAGATGAAGTCACTGTCGGGCACAATGTCATCCTGCACGGCTGTCACATCCATACAGGATCCTTGATCGGCATGGGGGCCACCATCCTGGACGGCGTTGAAATCGGGGAATACTGCTTCATCGCGGCCAATACCTTAATTACTCCAGGCAAAAAAATCCCGCCCCGCTCCTTTGTGATGGGCAGCCCCGGGAAGGTGATCAGGGAAGTGACCGGGGAAGAGATCAACATGCTTAAAGAGTCAGCCCAACATTATACCGCCAAAGCCAAACTCTATCTCAGGGAGCAAGCCCCAAAGAAATTAGATTGACCAACATCGTGTCATCACAGCCCCCATGCATATACCGTTGTAGTTCGAGGTTGTGCTGGGGTACTGGTCAACTCAGTTGGGCAAACAGGGTTAACGGTTTCTCAAGGAGCTCCTTCATGCGGTTGGTAAACTGGACGGCCGTCACCCCGTCAGCCACCCGGTGGTCAAAGGACATGGAGAAATTCATCATGGACCGGATGACGATTTCCTGATTACGGACCACCGGCATCTCTTCCAACTGGTGAAAGGCCATGATGGCCACCTCAGGATAGTTGATAATGGGGGTGGCCAACATCCCCCCGATGGGGCCTACATTGCTGATGGTGAAGGTGCCTCCCCTCAGCTCGGAAGCGGTAAGGGCATTTTGCTGGGCTTTTTTGGTCAGCTGCTTCATTTGACGGTTGATCTCCACGATGCTCAAACGGTCAGCCCCTTTGAGGACAGGGACGATCAGGCCTTCCTCTGTATGGGCCGCAATACCAATGTTGATGTCCGCCTCCAGAATGATCTCTTCATTCTCTTCATCCAGCTTGGCATTGAAAATGGGAAACTCTTTCAGCGAAACAGTCAAGGCTTTGATGACAAAAGCCATGATAGAAAGACTTACCGTTTCCTCTTCGGAAGAAAGCGCGGCTTGCAACTCCTTTTTCACTTTCAACAGATCAGTCAAGTCCACTTTATCAAAATGGGTGACATGGGGAATGGTAAACATGGACTGGACCATTTTCTGGCCGATTTGTTTTCGCCGCCCTTTATACGGAATTCGTCTCGGTTCCCGGCGCTGAACGGTATCTTCCTGCGAACCTTCTTGAAGGGCGGGAGTCGCTTCAGGTACCTTGGTCTCTTGAGCGGAAGCCTGGCTGGCCGTGGAACCGTCACCACGCTGTGGCTCATCTGCTTGCCTTCCCTGGGCATAACGCCTAACGTCCTCCACCGTGATACGGCCGTCTTTTCCTGTTCCGTGCACCAGCTCAATTTGGACACCCAGCTCACGGGCCACTTTTCGTGTATAAGGAGCGGCCATCACATTGCGTAAACGGCGCATCCGATCATTACGTTCATGACGTTCATGATGTTCATCTATGGTGATGATCACTTGACCAACCTGAACCACTGCTCCTTCTCTGACATGAATCCTGTCAATTTTACCAGCCACAGGGGCAGGAATTTCTGCCGTGACCTTATCCGTCTGCACTTCGATAACCGGTTGGTCGGCTTCAACCATCTCGCCTTCTTCTACCAGTAATTTGACGACCTCCCCTTCCGTCATCCCTTCCCCGATATCCGCCAACTTCATCTCATACATGTCCATTCACCTCTTCTGTCCATCGGTATTCTTGGTCAACAATCCGATCAGTCCTGTACTCCCGGCTTAGAAGGTTATTACCCGTTCGATGGCATCCCGGATTCGTGCCGGTGAAGGCAAATAATCATCTTCCAAGGTGAATAAGGGGACGTGAACGTCAAAACCGGTGACCCGTTCAATGGGCGAGCGCAGATAGAGCAGCGCTTTGTCGTTAATTAAGGCAATGATTTCAGCCCCAACGCCTCCGCTGCGGTGAGCCTCATGGACAATGACCACCCTTCCGGTTTTCTTTACCGAGCGGATGATGGTGTCATAATCCAGGGGATACAACGTGCGCAGATCAATCACGTCCGCTTGATAGTCCTTTTCTCTGGCCGCCTGCTCAGCAGCTTCCATAGCGGGGCGCACCATGTTCCCCCAGGCAATGACAGTCACATCATCACCTTCCCGGACCCGTTTGGCTTTGCCCAGTTCCACAGTATATTTATCGGCCGGTACGTCTTGCCGTTGGGCACGGTAGCTTTTCATTGGTTCCAGAAAGAGAACCGGATCTGGGTCTTCTATACTGGCAATAAGCAAACCTTTGGCATCATAGGGATTGGACGGAACCACCACTTTCAATCCCGGCACATGGAAAAAGAAGGACTCGGTGCTGTCGGAATGGAGTTCAGGTGCCCGAATCCCGGCGCCATAAGGGGCGCGAATGACCAGCGGAACAGAGTAACGTCCACAAGTTCTCATCCGGATGCGGGCAGCATGGGAGACAATTTGTTCAAACCCCGGATAGATGAAGCCCAGAAACTGAATTTCAGCCACCGGTTTATAGCCGTTTAAAGCAAGCCCAATGCTGGTCCCAATGATTCCTGATTCCGCCAGGGGCGTATCGATGACACGCTCTTCTCCGAATTCTTCGATCAGCCCGTCCGTGGCCCTGAAAACCCCGCCGTTACGTCCAATATCCTCCCCCAATAACAGGACAGTCTCATCCTCCCTCATCATGGTCCGCAGTCCGTCGGTCACCGCTTGCACCAATGTGAGGGATCTGGACACAGAAGCCTGTTGAAAGGACTGGGAAGGCTGGTTTTTCACTCTGAACCTCTTCGCTTGTTCCAGCACATTCATCCCCATGCCCATTCCTCCTCGTATAGTATTTTTAGAAAGATTTTTTAATCGAATTTCCAGTTGGATATGCTCCTTGACAATCGCATATTCTTGGGTGACTTGCCCACGGGGGAGGGGCGCCCCTCCCCCGTGGGTCGCAAACATATTTCACAAACATCGGGGTTGGACTTTTCGCGATGCTCCTGGATAATGGTCTTGAGGATCATCGGGGACACTCTTCTTTCTCCTGTAGCTTTGACTACTTGGAAAGTCTGTCTCCCCGGCTCCTGTTCGGACGTCTAACCCGCAGGCTGTTCCCGTTGGTTCCCCATGCTGGAAGGAGCAGCTTCCAGGCAGCCCATGGCCCAACGTGAGTTCTCATACGCGAGGGTGACTGGTCAACAGGCGCGGTCCGGGGGCATCCCGAAGAGTCCCAACCCCACGATCCTACTACGATTGGAGGTGATCTCATGAAACTCTACGTCGGGATTGACGTGAGCTCGACGGACTTATACACGTGCATCATGGATCAAGAAGGAAACATATGCGCGCAATTCAAGGTGGACAACCATCTCCTTGGCGCAACCTCCCTTCGCGATCAAATCCTCCTGTGGGCCAACCAGCGCCAACCATCCGAAATTCTCATCGGGATGGAAGCCACTTCGGTCTACAGCTGGCACCCGGCGATGTTTTTCCACCAACAGGAGGAGCTGAAGTCTTGGCATGTCAAGGTGTTTACCATCAATCCAAAGCTCATTCGCAAATTTAAAGAAGCTTACACCGACTTGGATAAAACGGACGGTATCGATGCATGGATCATCGCCGACCGGCTTCGCTTTGGCCGCTTGAAAGTGACAGCTGTCATGCACGAACAGTTCATTGCGCTTCAGCGACTCACACGCATGCGCTATCATCTTGTCCATCAGCTGACCCGAGAAAAGCAGTACTTCCTCCAACACTTGTTTTACAAGTGTAGCTCGTTTACCCAAGAGGTGGACAGCTCCGTGTTCGGACATGCCATCTCTCGAATCGTTTAGCTTAGACGAAATCAGCCAGATGGACGTGCAACAGCTTGCTGACTTCCTCCGCCAAAAAGGACGCAATCGCTTTGCCGATCCGGAATGCATCGCCAAGTCCATTCAAAAGGCGGCTCGTTCGTCGTATCGGCTTTCCAAGTGTGTCGAGGATTCCATCGATTTGCTTTTAGGGCTGTCGATTCAGTCTATTCGCAGTCTTCAGGCGCAAATCAAAGAACTCGACAAAGCGATCATCCGCCATTTGGAAGGCATACCGAATACGTTGCAAACGATTCCCGGCATTGGTCCTGTCTATGCCGCTGGCATCTTGGCCGAAATTGGGCAAATTGAACGCTTTGACAACCAAGCTGCCTTAGCCAAGTATGCAGGTCTGACTTGGGCCAAGCATCAGTCCGGTCGTTTCCAAGCTGAAGAGACGTCCCTCATCCGTTCCGGCAATCGCTATCTCCGTTACTACCTAGTGGAGGCTGCCAACTCGGTACAACGGCATGATGCGACATTTCGCGCGTATTACCGGAAAAAGTATGAGGAAGTGCCAAAGCATCAACATAAACGAGCCCTCGTCCTCACCGCTCGAAAACTCGTGCGTGTGATCGATGCGCTGCTACGCAACGGTCAAATCTACACGCCAAGAAAGGAGATAGATCGATAGGGGTATCGATCTAACTGATTTTGTATTAAAACCCAGTTAATGACATAAGACAAGACTGGGCTTCTTAAGTATTGCCTTTTTTCGGGTCATCGGACAATCGAATTTCCAATTTCGATGATTTTTCACCTTGACATATTACCGCAGGACTTTATGCAGATCATGAGATTTAGAGAGATTTCATTTCACCAGGATAAGATTCAAACACTTTCTGTTGTTCCTGCAGGTTCCACGTAGGTTCTTCAAAGACATACTTAAACATGTCAGCGGGGTCAGCTTGCGGATAGGCTTCCATGGTTTTGACAGCTTCATCAATCTCCCTGGTGAAAGTTTCCCTCAAGCCCTGGGCCCATTCCTCATCCCAGTCTCCCTGTTTTTTCAGCGCTTTTTCCATGCGGTCCAAGGGGTCGAATATCCGGCGCTGTTCACTTTCCTTTTGATCACGGTATTTGGTCGGGTCGTCAGCAGTGGTGTGGGCACCGTAACGCCAGGTGACAGCTTCAATCAGAGTGGGTTCTCCTTTCTCCCTCGCCCTGTGCAAGGCCGTTTTTGTGGCAGTATAAACGGCGAGACCATCATTTCCGTCCACTCTGATCCCAGCAAGATCATAAGCTAAAGCTTTTTGGGCAATCGTTTTACTCCTCATCTGTCTCTCCATCGGTACGCTGATGGCAAAACCATTGTTCTGGCAGAAAAACACCACGGGAACATGAAACACACTGGCAAAATTTAAACCTTCATGAAAATCCCCTTCACTGGTGGCCCCGTCGCCAAAATAAACAATGGCCGCCTGCCGGGAACCTTTCATTTTCTCTGCCCAAGCGGCTCCCACGGCATGTGGAATCTGGGTGGCGATGGGTACCGAAGGAGGAAAAATGTGTTTGCCTTCTGGCGGGACACATCCTTCCATCCGGGCAGCCCAGTACAACAGGACCTGGACCATGGAATGGCCGAAGGTTAATGTGGCCGCATGATCGCGATAGGTGGGAAAAAGCCAGTCTTTTTCATCCAAGGCCAGAGCACTGCCGACCTGGGCTGCTTCTTGCCCTTCAAACGGGGCATAGGTGCCAATGCGCCCTTGGCGCTGCAAGTTGACACATTTGCGGTCAAACAGGCGGGCTCTCAGCATCTGTGCATATATTTGGCGCATCAGCGCCACATCATAATGGGCTTGGCCTTCCTCCGACAATGTTCCGTCGGGGGCGATCAATTGGTACAGGGGATATTGTTCTTCCAGTGAACGGGCCTCAAGTTTCAATTGCTGAGTAACAGGGGTATTCATAAACGTCTCACCCTCCACTTCGGTGGTTTGTCAGGGGAGAAGAAACTGTTCAGCCGGGCGCGTTTTTGCAGGCGTTCTTCCACAAACTGATTGGCCGCTTCCACTGTTGAAACCGCTTTCTTTTCGGCGCTTTGAAAAATCTCAAACAATGTGTCATACAACGCCCTGGTTTTCTTCAACACCCTCGCTTTGTTGGGACCGTATAATTCATCGGAAACCTGAATCAGTCCCCCGGCATTGACAATGTAGTCAGGGGCATAAAGAATGTTTTTGGCTTGCAGCACTTTGCCATGCCGGTCTTCCAACAGCTGATTGTTAGCAGCACCGCAGACAGCTTTCACTTTAAGGCGTTCAATGGTCTCGTCATTGATAATGCCGCCGATGGCACAAGGCACAAAGACATCAGCCCCTACCCCGTAAATGTCATCAGCGGTAACTGCCTGAACATGACCTGGGTATTGGTACGCTTTTTCTTCCAGTTTGGCGATGGTTTCCGGATCCACATCTGTGACATAAACATTGGCCCCTTCTTTCAACAGCCCTTCGGCCACCTTGAACCCCACTTTGCCCAGTCCCTGGACAGCAAAGATCCGTTCAGTGAGAACGTCAGTGCCCCATAAAAACTGGCTGACAGCCCTCAGGCCTTGCATAACCCCAAAGGCGGTGGTGACGGACGAATCCCCGTTCCCTCCATATTCTTCCGGCAAGCCGACAATAAAGCTGGTTTCCTTGTACGCCTGAACAAAATCCTCAGGTGTTGTTCCCATGTCGGTACCGGTGTAGAAACGTCCGTTCAAACTCTGCACAAACTGGCCGAAGGCCCGAAACAGCTCCGGTGTTTTATCTTTGCGGGGGTCGCCAATAATTACCGCTTTTCCTCCGCCGAAATCCACATCGGCAGCCACACATTTATAGGTCATGCCTTTCGACAGACGCAGTACGTCAGTTAAAGCTTCCTCTTCACTTTTATACGGTAACATGCGGCAACCACCCAAGGCCGGGCCCAAGGTAGTATTATGAATGGCAATAATGGCTTTTAAGCCCGTATGGGGATCATTGCAGAACATGACTTGTTCATGCTCGCTGATTTGATCAAAAGTCACCGTACTCATCTTCTCTCCTCCCCGCTGAATTCCCCCAGGGAGAGAGCCCCCAGGGCCTGATAAGCTTCGTCTACCATGGATTCAAACAACTCTTGCACAGTCACGATCCTGTCGATGGCCCCACTGATCTGCCCGGCGTTAACATGTCCCTGGTCCAGCTGTCCCAAGATAGCGCCCCGGTAGTGGCTTTCTTCATCCAGTTTTCGCAAAAATTCATGTTCCTCCATGCCATCCCGTTCAGCCTGGGCTATCCGCTCGGCATACGGCGTTTTAAGCAGGCGCGTCACCCTGCCGTAACGCCGGCCCACAACCAAGGTGTCTTCATCCCCGCTTTCAAGGAGCGCCTGTTGGTAATGCTCATGGACATGGGCTTCCATGGTGGCGATGAGACGGGTACCCATCTGCACGCCACGGGCTCCCAAAGCCAGAGCAGCCAAAAACCCCCTTCCATCTCCGATTCCCCCGGCGGCCACCACTGGACAACTGACAGCCCGGGCCACCTGGGGGATGAGGGTCATGGTGGTTAATTCCTTGGGCGAATTTTTCCCAGCGGCTTCAAACCCTTCGGCCACAATAACATCAGCCCCGGCTTCTTCCGCTTTTTTAGCCTGCCTAACGGTGGAGACGACCACCATGACTTTAATCCCTTCGGCTTTCAGCCGCTCTGCCCATGGTTGGGGATTGCCTGCCGATAAGGAGACCACAGGTATTTTATATGTCAAGATGAGGTCCATCACGCCCTGGATGTTCGGATGGACGGACAGGGGAACATTGAGCCCGTATTCATAACGGTCACCCAACAGGTCCAGCACTTTCTTTACCTTAGCTTCCACTTCGCCCACTGGCAGGGAGCCGGCCCCGATCTGGCCCAGGCCCCCCGCCCGGGAAACAGCAGCACACAGTTCAGGGGGTGAAATATTTCCCATTCCCCCTTGAATAAAGGGGTAGTGGAGTTTGAGAGGAGAAAGATGGCTGGCCAGATTACTGCACCAGGTGTCCTTGGAGATCATGGCGATAAAACCCCTTTCCAGTGTGCAGACCCAGTTGACGGGCCAGCACTTTTTTCCGCAATAACGGCGCCGGCCGGTAGCGGTCATCTCCCAAATCCCGGTGTAGGCCTTGTAAAATCCACAGGATGTGTTCAAGACCGATTTTATCCGCCCACTCCAGAGGGCCAAAGGGATAATTGGTTCCCTTTTTCATGGCAATGTCGATATCCTTTGCGCTGGCAACGCCTTC from Caldalkalibacillus thermarum encodes the following:
- the rocF gene encoding arginase, with translation MNRKVSILGVPMDLGQGRRGVDMGPSAMRYANAKERLEKLGFEVKDLGDIPVPSIEERTSNELNLKCLDEVVEVNQVLADRVSEIVAGGSFPLILGGDHSIAIGTIAGVARHYKRLGVIWFDAHGDLNTGETSPSGNIHGMSLAVSLGIGHERLTGIGGYAPKIKPENVVIIGVRELDEGEKHLIREIGLKVYTMHEVDRLGMTRVMEEAISHVTQGTDGVHLSLDLDGLDPHDAPGVGTPVIGGLTYRESHLAMEMLAEADIITSAEFVEVNPILDHSNKTAKVAVALMGSLFGEKLL
- a CDS encoding dihydrolipoamide acetyltransferase family protein, yielding MYEMKLADIGEGMTEGEVVKLLVEEGEMVEADQPVIEVQTDKVTAEIPAPVAGKIDRIHVREGAVVQVGQVIITIDEHHERHERNDRMRRLRNVMAAPYTRKVARELGVQIELVHGTGKDGRITVEDVRRYAQGRQADEPQRGDGSTASQASAQETKVPEATPALQEGSQEDTVQRREPRRIPYKGRRKQIGQKMVQSMFTIPHVTHFDKVDLTDLLKVKKELQAALSSEEETVSLSIMAFVIKALTVSLKEFPIFNAKLDEENEEIILEADINIGIAAHTEEGLIVPVLKGADRLSIVEINRQMKQLTKKAQQNALTASELRGGTFTISNVGPIGGMLATPIINYPEVAIMAFHQLEEMPVVRNQEIVIRSMMNFSMSFDHRVADGVTAVQFTNRMKELLEKPLTLFAQLS
- the paaC gene encoding 1,2-phenylacetyl-CoA epoxidase subunit PaaC translates to MDIGQVQTAQEAKKNVAYLKALTTLLYQMADDDLVISHRGSEWLGLVPHIEEDVAYSSITQNTMGHALILYEMLEELGEGKADDIAYLRKPEEFRHAVLVERPNGEGLYSENPDYDWAYAVVRNLAYETFKRIRLQAVTRSSYQPLALAAQKMLREQFYHLQHWQVWIKQLAGATEESTNRLNEAINKVWADVDSLFDLGAEEEQMVAYGLIQSAEVTKKAWLNDMKEILQDAGLNWPGDPSPVQNSGRDGTHSEAFEAALAQLSEVYKTDPAASW
- a CDS encoding gamma carbonic anhydrase family protein — its product is MLYSFQGKKPQLAENVYIAPGARIIGDVVIGEESSIWYNAVLRGDEGRITIGKRTNIQDNSTLHLYPQYPLIIEDEVTVGHNVILHGCHIHTGSLIGMGATILDGVEIGEYCFIAANTLITPGKKIPPRSFVMGSPGKVIREVTGEEINMLKESAQHYTAKAKLYLREQAPKKLD
- a CDS encoding alpha-ketoacid dehydrogenase subunit beta, whose product is MGMNVLEQAKRFRVKNQPSQSFQQASVSRSLTLVQAVTDGLRTMMREDETVLLLGEDIGRNGGVFRATDGLIEEFGEERVIDTPLAESGIIGTSIGLALNGYKPVAEIQFLGFIYPGFEQIVSHAARIRMRTCGRYSVPLVIRAPYGAGIRAPELHSDSTESFFFHVPGLKVVVPSNPYDAKGLLIASIEDPDPVLFLEPMKSYRAQRQDVPADKYTVELGKAKRVREGDDVTVIAWGNMVRPAMEAAEQAAREKDYQADVIDLRTLYPLDYDTIIRSVKKTGRVVIVHEAHRSGGVGAEIIALINDKALLYLRSPIERVTGFDVHVPLFTLEDDYLPSPARIRDAIERVITF
- a CDS encoding 1,2-phenylacetyl-CoA epoxidase subunit B → MTNKQDVSTKGYHVYEVFSQKKPTSSFESQFSLLAPNAEVALTMAQENFLRRDEEVYNLFVVKREDMHFVKPEQRQMLYRLNNKDYRQASYYAHVTSKWRKLREQAKDKLAKGLEVEG
- the cdaA gene encoding diadenylate cyclase CdaA; its protein translation is MEWGFLAEFSVMDYLTEIIDILLVTLVIYKLITLIRGTRAVQLFKGMMVIVAGWLLSSFFGLKTLSWLMSQAMTYGVLAVIIIFQPELRRALEQLGRGRLFARTNHLDEEKMTTAINETVKAVQYLAKRRIGALIVLEKETGLNDYIETGIAINGQISSELLINIFIPNTPLHDGAVIVRKDQVKAAGCYLPLSENPLISKELGTRHRAALGISEVTDSVSIVVSEETGQISLSRNGEVYRDLSEEKLLEMLDEEFRAPLANASFWMRGKKHG
- a CDS encoding phage holin family protein, which encodes MDWLSYIVQEAFIVVPVLWLIGLFLKKTPHFADWAIVWVLLLLGITFTVALLGPGVESVIQGILVTGVAVFGHQLVKQTKEGMKN
- the paaA gene encoding 1,2-phenylacetyl-CoA epoxidase subunit PaaA; its protein translation is MVLPRPQVTINSDDPRVEAFLDRIDRGEKIEADDWMPDDYRYQLIKLISMHGISEIMGALPEKEWVPKAPTLKRKLSLMAKVQDEVGHGQLLLRVAEDLLRPLGKTREDILAELYAGRLKFHNVFHMPAPTWADAALIGWLVDGAAIITQRMLLSSSYAPYARALKRITAEERFHAFHGEDMAQKLGEGTPEQRRMMQEALNRWWDALLLFFGPPENQGIQSNQDINLRYKIRTKTNEQLRQEFLDKYVPQIQALGLEIPDDKLHYDHKEQKWVYTHPDYTYLKNVIAKNQGPRSQVRLALRRDAFENAAWVREALMARQNMAV